The Cheilinus undulatus linkage group 21, ASM1832078v1, whole genome shotgun sequence region TTTGCTGGGTTGTCAAGCTAACTGTTTTTTATCTCTGGAACATTCTAGTCTCAAAGTCCTGCAGCCACGTCAAAACCAGTCAGACCAATTAATCAAATACAGATAAACCAGCAGACGCCATAAAACTGTCAATAACTCTGAACCTTTATCTTCAAcgtctctgtttttgtctttacaggCTGCCCCAGAACCAGTAAAAGTACCAGAGCCTGAACCAGAACCAGTAAAAGCACCAGAGCCTGAACCAGAACCAGTAAAAGTACCAGAACCCAAACCAGTAAAGGAACCAGAGCCAGAGCCTGAACCAGTCAAGGTACCAGAGCCTGAACCAGTAAAAGTACCAGAGCCTGAACCAGAACCAGTCAAGGTACCAGAGCCTGAACCAGTAAAAGTACCAGAACCAGAGCCTGTACCAGAACCAGAGCCAGTATCAGAGCCTGAACCCGTCCCGGAACCAGAGCTGGAGCCCGAAGTCATCCCAGAGCCTGAACCGGAGCCCGTGGTCGAGCCTGAACCCGAACCTGTCGTGGAGGAGTCCCTACCTGAGCTGATCCCTGGATCCACAGAGGAACCCGTTGTAGAGGTTTCACCTGAGCCTGCGCCAGAACCAGAACCCGAGCCCGTCCTGAACAACGGTAAGGCCGGATGCAGACTTACTTTTTAACCTCAAACTCTCATACACAACCAGCTCCATCATGAATACACGTTCACAGATTTGACGATGCAACTCTTGTGTTACTGGAGGAAACCTGTAGAGGGCACACCAGAGAAATCAGGCTGTATGAAACTATGTGATATAGAGACATGAGCTAGAAACAAGGCAACACTAGAggttattgtgattttaattcTGTGATCAGAAACAATGTAAcattcgtgcagataaaggcataatgatgAAGGTTTCtgtcagacaaattcatcagattaagagagcagctgctaaaatgtcattacaaagcagcaaacaggtatttgaagctgctggtgcctctggagtcccaccaacctcaaggtgtaggatcctccagaggcttgcagttatgtataaacctactattcagccccccctaaccaatgctcacaagtagaaacggttgcagtgggcccagaaatacatgaagactcattttcaaacagtcttgttgactgatgagtgccgtgcaaccctggatggtccagatggagaagtagtggatggttggtggatggccaccatgtcccagcaAGGCTGtaatgtcagcaaggagggggcagagtcatggggagagagctggtaggctcctttagggtccctgaaggtgtaaaaatgacctcagcaaagtataagtatagagtttctgactgaccactttcttccatggtacaaaaagaagaactgtgccttttgtagcaaaatgatcttcatgcatgacaatgcaccatctcatgctgcaaagaatccctctgtgtcattgggcataaaaggagagaaactaatggtgtggcccccatcctcccctgacatcaaccctgttgagaaagGACAACGGtgttaaaatagaaaatgttgTTAATTGAGGAATAATTTGTTAACAAAAACTGGAcataagtgggaaaaaatgcaaattaggGCCCAAACTCAAAAGCTTCAAGCTAACCAGACATAACTAAACAGACCTAACAATCACTAACACATGAGGGGTTATATACACAAAATGGACTAGTCCAACACAAACAAGGGGGGAGCTAAAATGACAACAAACTAAACACGTAACTTATTTAAACAGAAACCAACCAAAATTAACCTAtttaaataaactatttacaaaataaatgattactCAAATATCAGAAAATCCAAAGCAACACAAATTGATCTAATTAGCAAATCATAAGTCCAAGTCTCCCCTCCTTCACTCTCCTCTGCTGGCAGCCTCCACTTCCTGTGGGCAGGGCTTAAAAGGCCATCTTGAGCAGCCAGCAGGTCCTTTGTTGGGTGatctcaaagaaaacaaagaaagtgtgAGTATTACTGCGAACTAAACAAAATAGCATCAAATTAAAGCAAATGACAGAATGCTAACTAACTGTGTGCACCCAAATCAGAAAACAACTGTCAACTGCAATAAAGTGAAGTATATTTTAACAAATGTAAAAGTGTGATGTGATTGTttaaaggggaaacaaaaaGGGACTAAGGTTTgccaaattaaatcaaaagaaatacTAACACGAGGTGGCAGCAGATGATGTGGCCGCCAcaagcatcctcaagctaaagatctatgagggtgggaggcagttcacatcaaaacagcggctctgggaggatattctgacatctttcagagaaattcaagcagaaactctccaaaaactcacaagttcagtGGATGCAAggatagtgaaggtgatatcaaagaagggctcctatgttaacatggaacttgtcctgttaagatgtttttgattgaaatagctttgatttcagtaaatatgacctcctaatgctgcaaattcaacaaatgaccattttcagttctttacaacctataaaatgttttgaaacttactgcataataatttagaacagtgcattttgagtttttttacttttgaaaataTATACTTATCAGTGGGAgtttttatcaataaaattcaaattaggTTGACGAcatgaaaattatactgactgtcatttgcatcaactatttaggaaaatcagtgATAAATATGATTTGTAGCTTTTTTTGCCCCTCAGGCCTCCACTCGGTCATGTAACTAAAAGCTATAATAAAACACTCTAAAACAAAGGGTTACAGGTGTAGAGGTTCGCCACATGTATGTAATTTACCTGGATACAGTTGCATGAGAGTGGCTGCTTATGTTTGCTGTAGATCTAATCTTTGAATAGTCACAGCTTCTCAAAGCAGGCAGATGTAAGCGGCTGTGCCCTGCAGATAAGTTACTTCCAGGAAAAGCCAAGAGAGTGAAGCTGTCAGGCTCAGAGTTTTATTATAACACTGAAAGGAGGATAGTTGTATTAGAGAAGGCTTAACATACTCACATGAACATAATAGATCTATTCATTcaaacacagagcagaaaaTCACCCATCCACAAGATTAAAGGCTGCTCAGGACATCAGTGGGATTGAGGTTTATCAGAGTCTGATTGATCAACATGAGAGGTTAAATTTAACATGAATAAAGCTGGACTAGACGTTCACATGCTGACTCGTCCTTACCAGTTGTTTACTTTGTCCTAACTGAAGCGTATTGGCAGTGCGAAGCTCTGTATCAGTGCAGGAAGTTTGCGTGTATGGATGTTTAGCAGCCATCTGCCTCAGTGGGATGATACTTAATCTTTAACGGTCAGTTAAGCACTTGGCAGCCCTGAGCGACATCCGCTGTCAACACGGACAATCTGCTTTGTGTCTGTGCAACGTGTGACACAGCAGGTGGACCGACAGGTGTGGGAGTGAGCGCCGTGACACGCTGGATGTCGGTGGCGTTTAACCAGCAGCCCGCTTTGTTTTCAAGTAATGCATCTGAGGGGTTAAATTGTAAAAACAGGGATAATCAACAGTAAATGACTGTCTGACTTCGGTGCATTTAGTAGAGTTTTGAATCTTTCCAGAAATTCAACACAGAGCATGCTCATTATAACATAACCCCCCCCCACTTAGAAGGTCTTATTGCCTCTGTTCTGCACATTTTAAAGTCTTGTTTTAACCATCATGCTCCGTCTCTTCTGTGTATCTTTGTTGTTTCAGATGTCGCTGCAGCTGAAGATAAAGTGACGTTCACCCCGGGAAAGAAACAGAGCAAATTTGAGACGCTGATGACCAAGGAGGAGATCGAGGAGGAGCAGAGGTCAGTCGTACGACCTCCCTGCATGTGTCATGTATACGTGTCGTATGCATGctcagacaaacacacaaacactccctGCTCTCTGCCGTGTCGCCCATTCTGCACctgcatgaaaatgaaaactggCTGGTCTGAGAGCTGCTCATCCTGCAGGTTTAAAGGAGGTGGAGGgcttctgctctgttttctcaGGCTTAAACTTCTGCAGATTTTGGGAAAAAGGTGGAAACTTGAgcaaaattagattattttaagGTGTGATTGTCTTCCTCTCTTTGACCCAGCAGCAGGGCTAGACAGATAGAAGGAAGTTTCTCTTACTGATGGAATTTATGACTTTCTCTCTTAAGCACTTAAATATCAACAGTAAGTAGTAATTAATTACCAAAGTCAACACTTCTGCTTCAAATCATCCTCAAGCACTAGAAGAAAAGTATAAACAATGAAGTTTACTTGAAGCACTGAAAGCAAAACAAGTCGTTTTACAAATTTTTCTTGCAGCCATAAATATTATGTCATAGCTTTACAATTTACTGATGGAGATTTCTCTTCACGCTGCACTCTTAAGTGTCAttctttggtcccttttcccaggagtacttgaacttgacttttcaacatctggttaatgattattgcacattatatggaattgtcagcagtttaaaagaagaaaaacacaaaaacagatttgtttttcatggcttttatgagaagaaattttgttattgctcatgaagttttgattggacatttgaaatgtgaacctatgcatgtttagaacaatcaccatgacattttttgagtctaggactctgggtgtgcaaaacacagtgcaaaagataactacaTACATAGACGACAagtagtgcaaataaaggtggaaaaatgcattctcaacattctcagtaacatattgttattgcacatgacagacacgcacaaatgccactatctaacgctattttttgaaaacaaaacaccactctcgctcgctctcgttactctcttccttcactctcctttctcactcgtcttctgccaaagctgccgttttcacgGTGCTGTTTTACATTACCGtgatatatataccacacatcatatattgccggaaagcacagattctcagctctctgtcagagttggatttttttagattgagcaaactttcgaggagttacagtgttgagaatccatgtAGTGGTCTCgcaatacttctggtgttttgctatgaatgcccacgtcatatggttgcgagtaccgtaatgaaccatatatgtgcacatgcccacaattctcagctttccaacgccTATTGGAATTTTTCAGATCGGAcgaactttgacagagttacggtaataatactccagacataaaaaacacagcgccggcgctgggtcagtaggtaaagggttgaagctaccgctggtctctactGCCACCATAATCACAGTCAATACTTCATTTGCCTGTGACGTCATGCCTTCCCCAAAACACAGTCCATCGGTCCTTAAAGATGGACGTGACGATCAGTTCATCTCCCCtagtctccctccacaaacacctGGTCGTTACATGATGACATAAAAAGGGATAAAACGTGAAATATGAAAGGTTAGAGTACATTTACTCTTTATTGAATGAtcccccttttctttaaaaaaaaaaaaacgacagcattttaatttagtgcagcaaatggggaaaatcctcatcttcagattgcagaaagataaatgcaagatgatgcaggactatatattctttttaaatagcttaattctattttgttttattccatATTAAGTTAAAATTACATagttatttatgatttttgtatctatatatacacacacacaattaTATATATACTCtgtatagactttatgcactttATGGTCAGTCTTCAGCTCAGTCTGTatcaaattctgtgaaattgacACTAAACTGCAGTGAATAAATTGTGAAATCCTGCgcttggccattttacaactattTCGTATTCTCCAGTCAGACGTATTTTGTGATGAATCGTTATACATTTTTCTTACAGTATATCGATTATTGCAGTATCGTGTAACATATTGTATTATGAAGTACCCTGTGATTCCCACCCTTATTTATTGTAGAGACTGGCGAAGTTGCTGGCTGGCTGTTCGGTTTGGGTCGAGCTGAGGAAACCGAAGAATTCTGACACTGTTGGCTTTCCGTAGACTGAGACGGATTTAGCAGGGCTTTACTTTCACAAACACAGGGGGGAGGGGACAGTTTATTCCGACCAATAGGAGAGCATTTTTCCCATCAACAATGATAAAATTAAACATATCTTTGTATCTGTATGTACCACAATATCAGACAGCTTTCCTCACAGCAACAAACAGTGTTCTCTctctggggctttaacacaagctgtgagcCGCAACGGACCAACTCAGGTTGAATTGCTTTTATTAAGGGCTTTTAATGTGACGAACATTATCAGGAATTCTGGAATAGTTTAACCctcctcagcaggagagaaatgaaacttaaaaccaCAGGTGCAGCTGTAAAGAAGTGAACACAGAAGgacttataaaatcatttttcagcCAAAAAAATTCTTTATACCAGGGAAACAAGTGTTATTGTTCTAGGAAAGCAAAGTCAAAAGAACAGGATGACCTCTGAGATTAACTAAGTAAAATCAAATGTATGGATTTGTGTCTTCTTTGGGCTTTTGTAGTGAGATGCTGACAAAAACAACCCATATTTACAAAGATATTCAGTTTTTACTTAGTCAGACTTCCAGTTTTCTTCAGGGCTGGTGTCATAGAGCttctttaaaatcagatttattgaGACTTTTTTGACAAGTATCAATTCATCCCCGTCTttgttctgtgtttatttttaaatctcaaacaAAAAGCATCTTCTCTATTCATCCCTGCTCTCCGCATCCTGAGGCCTGAGCGGTGAGAATAAAGGGACGTGTTGTGTAATCGTGGTGAGATCCTCTGTCAGTTAACAGAGAAAGTACATCCTCCGCTTTGGTTCACTTTTAGTCCTggtattttctttctttccgtCTGCTCTGGGAGTGAACGTCTGCGGCTCTCCTGATTGGACGCTCACTTTTATAATCTCCAGAAGCTCTTAAAATATTCCTGCGGCCTGGCAGCGCTGCtttattgtgtttctgttgAGTTTTTAGGAGACACGGAGGAGGGGAACCGTCTTCGCTTCCTTCTGTCCCGGTCCAGTCTCAGGGTCGGATCACGTCACAGATGAATAAATATTTCTGCAGCAGAGGGGAAGAGTCTGGTGTTGAACCTTTTCCAAGTTCCTCATTCCATCTCCCCTCACTAAGTTTCTGTAAACTGAGAGTTCGGCTCATGGGAATATTGCTGTGCCCGTCCCAGCGTTGGTGTTTTCCTTTCTGCTGGTTTAGATCAGCCCAACACCTGACACGCCCTTCACCGAAGCTGGGCATCAGAACCCAGACATGGGGACTCGTGGAGTTACATTTGTAAAGAAAGATTTTAACATTCTGCAAACTCTCCTTGTTCTGAGGGTCAAAAATGATCCATTATATTCCCAAAAGAATGcatatttgtttaaatttaaatccCACATCTATTTAGCACTGTCATTTTGGTTATAATTTCATAcgttaattcacattttaagattttttcttGCAAAGATGCACTTACAGcctgaaacagtgatgaaaatgtgcagaaagttTAACTCAACAGATATACTTTTAAAAGATTAGCTATAAAATACTTCTGTAGTAAAGGTGATGTTTCcctttttcttctgttgtaGCCAATTTAAGAAAATTCCTCACATTTCGAACAGATAGATTCAAGGTAGGGATGTTCCAAtaccttttttctcctcctggtACTGATTCTGACCAAGGTGTTGGCGAGCACTGACAAACCCTCACAAAGGTTAAACAATATGAccgttagcattcaagctagcagtaATCGGACTGTAATTGgatttaaatggataaaaagacgttcagtaTCGGGTttactgatgtggatttaaacatttaagcccccaaaagtcacacaggttccaggctcactgaaaatgctgccacaaGGGATTCAAAAGCCTTAATAGCATCAATGGGAAAGCTAAACGGCtagctttaagaggaaaaataagTAAGAGATAataatttatggttcaaaagttatttagcttttgataaactgtgtcacttcctgttgtgtaCCACAGCGccagtctggaaggcattttaacgatcacattcagagagaaAGTGTCACAAAGACgggggtcctttggttcttcttctctgctaaAATCGGTAGCTCATGCATGACGTGCTTTCAAGCACAGACATAATAAACGTAGACGCCTTATTGACTGTGTTTGCCCGTTGCCGCTATACGTCAACGTGTCcgccatattgccagaggcaagaGCGTTTCATACACAAATGCCAATATATGAGGGATGAGGGGTTTAAAACACACGTTTACATCTAAGTGATGGTGATGAGTCGCCTGTATATGAAGTGGTTTACgggtattttttttgttaattaaatgGTTCAAAATGACTATcagacagacaaaaaatgtAGGTAATTCAATTATTAATAGGTGCGTCAGTGTTTCTTACTTTTTAGAACTTAAATGACACATACATGCTCATAGAAAATTTTagtaaattattattttcacaATAACATGCCATGGTTAAGTCACTGACAGCGGTGGAGTCATCCTTCTCTACTGGAAACAAAATAACCGATAGGCAAAACGTTGTTAAAAAGCTAGCTTAACCGCGGATATTAATCCACTTAACAATAACGTTAGGGAAATTGGCTCTGACCGTGTTGTTATTCTAGCCTAATACGATGATAAAACTGTTTAACTTACCCACTGTTatcttaaaaagtaaaactttgaATAATTAGGGCTAAAATAACACAACAGTTTTCCTCAGCACAGTCGGCCCAGTAAGTTTACACTGCTATCAGACTGGTTCTCAGTCTCAGCCGATACCCAGAGCTCTGGTGTCAGAGTCGCTATCGGGACATCTCTACTATTAAGAGGGGTTAGAGACTGAGACATGACGTGTCATTCATGAAGGAGCCTGTTCtacaaaacagctctttaatatgGTGGCTGTTAGGGCTGTGACGAGACACTTATCTCACGAGACGAGACgaaattttacactttttttaatttggaaaaaaaaaatacatgggtggaaaatatgtcctttaaacaactgaaagtcataattgcagcgcattcaggtctattcaaaaatgttgaactaagtactgagtaggcTATCAGTGCTTCCAAACAGTatgtcttgtctaactctgactcaaactgtacttTTTCATGcccttcaaatcaaacctttcattttaacagcctACAAAATCgttaatttactacactatgctcTCGTCACTACACTTACAATAACTACttttaatataatatttaattatatataataaaagcttttagattattttgaaagtattttaagCACTATTTTCAACAGGCCTAAatctaaagagctgcatcagtaaaatcaaactatttctcatcctctttaaggacatccatatttaaaacagtcaaaagaaatatttctgtcaataacacgttTGCTGTTATTAAGACAAATAGATTATTTAtagttttgtggtcttttttctcatatgagctttaacagtgttggacacCACGCACTgatgagcgtgtgtgttaatgtgtgtgtgctggtgagtgagtgtgtgtgtctctgctctgtctgctgtctgacAGCAAGCATGGCGCGTTTAACTGGGgctaaaactttgtttttttggagcTTACAGTGGACTCTGTGGCgctcaaacagagtttgttttgtttgttttgctaagtttaccgctgcagtCACGCTATGAGCTTCTGATTGAGGATAcgcaacagctgatggatgtgtgactgacagacggtgagacgagaaggagacatgaggaAGCAGCGACTgtttcaaagttacaaagtcacagatAGCGGCACTAAAAGTGAGTCTGTGTGCAAACACGAGCTAAATAAAGgctgtattctcctcatggagactgcacaggttaCCAGCAGCAGAATCTCATCAACTCGGACCGTTATGATCATGTGTGGCTCCATGTAGCACACGTGGAGCGGTGATCTTAATGGGTCACGGATCAGCtctgtttcttcattagctcactcacaaacagttttaaagtctccagggcatctttgtgatcttttataatttccagtttggtatttttttctgtgatgagagctgctgctccttctgtCCGCACAATATTGATCTCGCGAGATTGATTTTTCTGCGACGAGAAATCTCGTGGCGTTTTGATCTCGCGAGATCTAGTAGCTacctcctgtttgagtgccagttttctttcctccttttttttattttaggagCTAAAAGACTGTTTTTTGTGACTGCTAATCTGagactgctgctgtttctctgtgagctttttaaaaacaaaaattggtgGAACGTGTCActcagaaacagcttgtttttatttttacacttcGAATGGTTGGCAGAGTTGTAACGGCAGAAAACTTTGAGATTTTGTTAGCATCCTTCtatgcagaaatacaaaaaacactgacatgCTTCTGCAAGGTATCATATAGATTAGAGGGCAGTGATGGGTCAAGAAGACAGGTTTAGGTGTTTTTTATTTGCTAGTTTGATTCGTAGAAATCTCGTCAGCAAAGGCTGGCCATGAGGGCTAataaccttgacctttgacctccaaaactTAATCAGTTAGAGTGGGCATCAGTGCAGAGTTGGAGGAAAATCCCTGGAATTGTTCTTGGGATATTACATTTCCAAACAAGagaatgacctttgacctccaaagtcTAATCAGTCCATCCTTGAGTCATGAGCCCGTTTCACACATGCAACTCTGTCCCTCACTGCAGGATTTTTTCATGCAGTTTgcatagggctgggcaattatggcaaaaatcaaaatcacgattAACTGCCAAGCTCTAAGTTTACCCTACTACCTGtctaa contains the following coding sequences:
- the si:ch73-366l1.5 gene encoding FILIA-N KH-like domain-containing protein isoform X4 — encoded protein: MDLDPAVIIPAILFTVVAIYFATSLLSKKPDASSSSAGKQKPKVGYGDDIPPSRALAPPAPKPEPPAPAVETIKPVEKIQETPLKAAPEPVKVPEPEPEPVKAPEPEPEPVKVPEPKPVKEPEPEPEPVKVPEPEPVKVPEPEPVKVPEPEPVPEPEPVSEPEPVPEPELEPEVIPEPEPEPVVEPEPEPVVEESLPELIPGSTEEPVVEVSPEPAPEPEPEPVLNNDVAAAEDKVTFTPGKKQSKFETLMTKEEIEEEQRIELTSDFTSL
- the si:ch73-366l1.5 gene encoding FILIA-N KH-like domain-containing protein isoform X2, whose translation is MDLDPAVIIPAILFTVVAIYFATSLLSKKPDASSSSAGKQKPKVGYGDDIPPSRALAPPAPKPEPPAPAVETIKPVEKIQETPLKAAPEPVKVPEPEPEPVKAPEPEPEPVKVPEPKPVKEPEPEPEPVKVPEPEPVKVPEPEPEPVKVPEPEPVKVPEPEPVPEPEPVSEPEPVPEPELEPEVIPEPEPEPVVEPEPEPVVEESLPELIPGSTEEPVVEVSPEPAPEPEPEPVLNNDVAAAEDKVTFTPGKKQSKFETLMTKEEIEEEQRAAE
- the si:ch73-366l1.5 gene encoding FILIA-N KH-like domain-containing protein isoform X3, whose translation is MDLDPAVIIPAILFTVVAIYFATSLLSKKPDASSSSAGKQKPKVGYGDDIPPSRALAPPAPKPEPPAPAVETIKPVEKIQETPLKAAPEPVKVPEPEPEPVKAPEPEPEPVKVPEPKPVKEPEPEPEPVKVPEPEPVKVPEPEPEPVKVPEPEPVKVPEPEPVPEPEPVSEPEPVPEPELEPEVIPEPEPEPVVEPEPEPVVEESLPELIPGSTEEPVVEVSPEPAPEPEPEPVLNNDVAAAEDKVTFTPGKKQSKFETLMTKEEIEEEQS
- the si:ch73-366l1.5 gene encoding FILIA-N KH-like domain-containing protein isoform X1, with the translated sequence MDLDPAVIIPAILFTVVAIYFATSLLSKKPDASSSSAGKQKPKVGYGDDIPPSRALAPPAPKPEPPAPAVETIKPVEKIQETPLKAAPEPVKVPEPEPEPVKAPEPEPEPVKVPEPKPVKEPEPEPEPVKVPEPEPVKVPEPEPEPVKVPEPEPVKVPEPEPVPEPEPVSEPEPVPEPELEPEVIPEPEPEPVVEPEPEPVVEESLPELIPGSTEEPVVEVSPEPAPEPEPEPVLNNDVAAAEDKVTFTPGKKQSKFETLMTKEEIEEEQRIELTSDFTSL